Proteins encoded in a region of the Syngnathus typhle isolate RoL2023-S1 ecotype Sweden linkage group LG20, RoL_Styp_1.0, whole genome shotgun sequence genome:
- the cd164l2 gene encoding CD164 sialomucin-like 2 protein produces MQNLSAKMFFCALLLAAAASYVHSQADCSQAQSCDLCVGDSMLNLTGCVWKLCPDGNDTGVCVTDQGNVADSSRNCSWTRVSELCTVVETVAEGGGDSDAGGKARPQLSPARFNLSSFIGGVVLVLCLQAGGVLAMRFLKSKEQSDYDPIEQPQ; encoded by the exons ATGCAGAATCTATCTGCGAAGATGTTCTTCTGCGCGTTGCtgctggcggcggcggcttccTATGTGCATTCCCAAGCGG ATTGCAGTCAAGCTCAGTCATGTGACCTCTGCGTTGGTGACTCCATGCTCAACCTAACTGGCTGCGTCTGGAAGCTGTGTCCTGATG GTAACGACACCGGGGTGTGCGTGACGGACCAGGGTAACGTGGCCGACAGCTCCAGAAACTGCAGCTGGACCCGCGTGTCGGAGCTCTGCACCG TGGTGGAGACGGTGGCCGAAGGAGGCGGTGACTCAG ACGCGGGTGGCAAAGCCCGGCCGCAGCTTTCCCCGGCCAGATTCAACTTGTCCAGCTTCATCGGCGGCGTGGTGCTGGTCCTCTGCTTGCAGGCCGGTGGCGTGCTCGCCATGCGCTTCCTCAAGTCCAAGGAGCAGAGCGACTACGACCCCAT AGAGCAACCTCAGTGA